Proteins found in one Litorihabitans aurantiacus genomic segment:
- the ychF gene encoding redox-regulated ATPase YchF, protein MALTIGIVGLPNVGKSTLFNALTRAQVLAANYPFATIEPNVGVVPLPDPRLDTLAEVFGSEKIVPATVSFVDIAGIVKGASEGEGLGNQFLANIREADAICLVTRAFADPDVVHVDGRVDALADVETIITELILSDVQTLEKAVPRLEKEVRGKKAEQIVLDTAQQALALLLTGETVAAHRGDFDAAALAQFGLMSAKPFIYAVNTDDAGLADTAFQEQVRAQLAPADVIFLDAKFESELVELDADDAAEMLADSGQDEAGLDQLARVGFHTLGLQTYLTAGPKEARAWTIRRGWTAPQAAGVIHTDFQKGFIKAEITSFDDLVEAGSVAAARAAGKARMEGKDYVMVDGDVVEFRFNV, encoded by the coding sequence GTGGCTCTCACTATCGGCATCGTCGGCCTGCCCAACGTCGGCAAGTCCACCCTGTTCAACGCCCTGACCCGCGCGCAGGTGCTCGCGGCGAACTACCCGTTCGCCACGATCGAGCCGAACGTGGGTGTGGTGCCGCTGCCGGACCCGCGTCTGGACACGCTCGCGGAGGTCTTCGGCTCCGAGAAGATCGTGCCCGCGACCGTCTCCTTCGTCGACATCGCCGGGATCGTCAAGGGTGCGAGCGAGGGTGAGGGTCTGGGTAACCAGTTCCTGGCGAACATCCGCGAGGCCGACGCGATCTGCCTGGTCACGCGCGCGTTCGCGGACCCCGACGTCGTGCACGTGGACGGCCGCGTGGACGCGCTCGCCGACGTCGAGACGATCATCACCGAGCTGATCCTGTCCGACGTGCAGACGCTAGAGAAGGCCGTGCCGCGCCTGGAGAAGGAGGTGCGCGGCAAGAAGGCCGAGCAGATCGTGCTCGACACCGCGCAGCAGGCGCTCGCGCTGCTCCTGACCGGCGAGACCGTCGCCGCCCACCGCGGTGACTTCGACGCGGCCGCGCTCGCGCAGTTCGGCCTCATGAGCGCCAAGCCCTTCATCTACGCCGTCAACACCGACGACGCCGGGCTGGCCGACACCGCCTTCCAGGAGCAGGTCCGCGCGCAGCTGGCTCCCGCCGACGTCATCTTCCTGGACGCGAAGTTCGAGTCCGAGCTCGTCGAGCTCGACGCCGACGACGCGGCCGAGATGCTCGCCGACTCCGGTCAGGACGAGGCGGGCCTGGACCAGCTCGCGCGCGTCGGCTTCCACACGCTCGGGCTGCAGACCTACCTGACTGCCGGGCCGAAGGAGGCGCGCGCCTGGACGATCCGCCGCGGGTGGACGGCGCCCCAGGCCGCCGGCGTGATCCACACGGACTTCCAGAAGGGCTTCATCAAGGCCGAGATCACGTCCTTCGACGACCTCGTGGAGGCCGGCTCGGTGGCCGCCGCGCGCGCCGCGGGCAAGGCCCGCATGGAGGGCAAGGACTACGTGATGGTCGACGGCGACGTCGTCGAGTTCCGCTTCAACGTCTGA
- a CDS encoding type II toxin-antitoxin system VapC family toxin: MTSAPAAPLVDGDTSAMVTLLISTVLDGVNPTPLSRDQYREAGHYPDPGLRSLDALHLAGALSVEADAVLTSDVRLAAAAQSHGLRVVSPA, translated from the coding sequence GTGACGTCCGCGCCCGCGGCACCGCTGGTCGACGGGGACACGTCGGCGATGGTGACGTTGCTGATCTCCACCGTGCTCGACGGCGTCAACCCCACGCCGCTCAGCCGGGACCAGTACCGCGAGGCGGGCCACTACCCCGACCCCGGACTGCGCAGTCTCGATGCGCTGCACCTCGCAGGAGCGCTGAGCGTCGAGGCCGACGCGGTGCTCACCTCCGACGTCCGCCTCGCAGCGGCGGCCCAGAGCCACGGCCTGCGGGTCGTCTCACCGGCCTGA
- a CDS encoding type II toxin-antitoxin system Phd/YefM family antitoxin yields MATISHRELRNNSSDVLRRVREGEAFEATDHGVAVARLAPLGAPELPFPVTRPARRRGGWTALPTVDLPRSVSDVVDDERDDRW; encoded by the coding sequence ATGGCCACGATCAGCCACCGCGAGCTGCGGAACAACTCGTCCGACGTCCTGCGCCGGGTGCGCGAGGGCGAGGCCTTCGAGGCGACCGACCACGGTGTGGCCGTGGCGCGCCTGGCGCCTCTCGGCGCGCCAGAACTGCCGTTCCCCGTGACGCGCCCTGCCAGGCGCCGCGGCGGCTGGACCGCGCTGCCGACGGTCGATCTGCCGCGGTCGGTGAGCGACGTCGTCGACGACGAGCGCGACGACCGGTGGTGA
- a CDS encoding SCO1664 family protein, with amino-acid sequence MADADLPTGELTLTGRIRSASNATFLGAIGGTAVVYKPIDGEAPLWDFPDGALAHREVAAHLVSEALEWGVVPPTWLREGPFGTGMVQVWQEQDAQVRAVDLLPSDEVPEVGWRPVLQGRDAGGRLVTLVHEDSAALRRMAVFDVVVNNADRKGDHVLAMPDGHRHGVDHGLTFHREHKLRTVLWGWLGEELTQEERDGVRRLLESVQGGLGRELAELLEAEEIEALAARCSALLKAACFPAPAGDASAVPWPLF; translated from the coding sequence ATGGCCGACGCCGACCTCCCCACGGGCGAGCTGACGCTGACCGGCCGCATCCGCTCGGCGTCGAACGCGACGTTCCTCGGCGCCATCGGCGGGACGGCGGTCGTCTACAAGCCGATCGACGGCGAGGCCCCGCTGTGGGACTTCCCCGACGGCGCGCTGGCGCACCGCGAGGTGGCCGCGCACCTCGTCTCGGAGGCGCTCGAATGGGGCGTGGTGCCGCCGACGTGGCTGCGCGAGGGCCCGTTCGGGACCGGCATGGTGCAGGTGTGGCAGGAGCAGGACGCGCAGGTGCGCGCCGTCGACCTCCTCCCGTCCGACGAGGTGCCGGAGGTCGGGTGGCGGCCCGTGCTGCAGGGCCGCGACGCCGGCGGGCGGCTCGTCACCCTCGTGCACGAGGACTCGGCGGCACTGCGGCGGATGGCGGTGTTCGACGTCGTCGTCAACAACGCGGACCGCAAGGGCGACCACGTCCTGGCGATGCCGGACGGGCACCGCCACGGCGTCGACCACGGCCTGACGTTCCACCGCGAGCACAAGCTGCGCACGGTGCTGTGGGGATGGCTCGGCGAGGAGTTGACCCAGGAGGAGCGCGACGGCGTTCGGCGGCTCCTCGAGTCGGTCCAGGGTGGTCTGGGGCGAGAGCTGGCGGAGCTGCTCGAGGCGGAGGAGATCGAGGCGCTCGCGGCGCGGTGCTCGGCGCTGCTGAAAGCTGCGTGCTTCCCTGCCCCGGCCGGGGACGCGTCGGCGGTGCCCTGGCCGCTGTTCTGA
- a CDS encoding DUF3090 family protein — MAPLVHEFDWPDRAVVGTIGPPGDRTFYLQVRAGRRLASVVLEKQQSALLAEKIEEILDQLRAVEGNPASVPASTPPELVDNDGLEPDQDLFRIGTMGLGWDPATAQIVIEAHPVIDADDEDPTPDDEDTTDVLRVRMPVGAARAFARRTREVVAAGRPACPLCGHPVDPDGHVCPDPED; from the coding sequence ATGGCTCCCCTCGTGCACGAGTTCGACTGGCCGGATCGGGCCGTCGTCGGAACCATCGGCCCGCCCGGGGACCGCACGTTCTACCTGCAGGTCCGCGCGGGCCGGCGGCTCGCGAGCGTCGTGCTGGAGAAGCAGCAGTCCGCCCTCCTCGCGGAGAAGATCGAGGAGATCCTCGACCAGCTGCGCGCCGTCGAGGGCAATCCCGCCAGCGTCCCCGCCAGCACTCCCCCGGAACTCGTGGACAACGACGGGCTCGAGCCCGACCAGGACCTCTTCCGCATCGGGACCATGGGGCTGGGGTGGGACCCGGCCACGGCGCAGATCGTGATCGAGGCGCACCCGGTGATCGACGCCGACGACGAGGACCCGACGCCGGACGACGAGGACACGACCGACGTGCTGCGGGTGAGGATGCCGGTGGGCGCCGCGCGCGCGTTCGCCCGGCGCACCCGCGAGGTCGTCGCCGCCGGCCGCCCCGCGTGCCCGCTGTGCGGCCACCCGGTCGACCCCGACGGGCACGTCTGCCCCGACCCCGAGGACTGA
- a CDS encoding histidine phosphatase family protein produces the protein MATVLLVRHGRTTANASGILAGRTPGVALDEVGRDQAARTGERLAAVPLVAVVTSPLERCRETTQLVLDRQPVAPPVAVDDALTECDYGTWQGRTLADLATEDLWPRVQTHPSAVVFPGGESMTGMQARAVEAVRRRDAAIEAEHGPGAVWAAVSHGDIIKAALADALGMHLDLFQRIDVGPASVSIVRYGAARPTVHALNSDAGDLSWLARGAGGTGSDDAPVGGGAGHGAPRP, from the coding sequence ATGGCCACAGTCCTGCTCGTGCGGCACGGCCGCACCACCGCGAACGCCTCCGGGATCCTCGCGGGCCGCACCCCCGGCGTCGCCCTGGACGAGGTGGGACGGGACCAGGCCGCACGCACCGGGGAGCGGCTCGCCGCCGTCCCCCTCGTCGCCGTGGTGACGAGCCCGCTGGAACGCTGCCGGGAGACCACTCAGCTGGTGCTGGACCGCCAGCCGGTCGCTCCCCCGGTCGCCGTCGACGACGCGCTCACCGAGTGCGACTACGGCACCTGGCAGGGGCGGACCCTCGCGGACCTGGCGACCGAGGACCTGTGGCCGCGCGTGCAGACGCACCCCTCCGCCGTCGTCTTCCCCGGGGGCGAGTCCATGACGGGGATGCAGGCGCGCGCGGTCGAGGCCGTGCGCCGTCGCGACGCCGCAATCGAGGCCGAGCACGGCCCCGGGGCCGTGTGGGCGGCAGTGAGCCACGGCGACATCATCAAGGCGGCGCTCGCCGACGCGCTCGGGATGCACCTCGACCTGTTCCAGCGCATCGACGTCGGGCCGGCGTCGGTCTCGATCGTGCGCTACGGCGCGGCGCGGCCCACGGTCCACGCGCTCAACAGCGACGCCGGCGACCTGTCGTGGCTCGCCCGCGGCGCCGGCGGCACAGGAAGCGACGACGCACCGGTCGGCGGCGGCGCCGGTCACGGGGCGCCCCGACCCTGA
- a CDS encoding glucose-1-phosphate adenylyltransferase family protein, whose amino-acid sequence MTRPARPPRTLCLILAGGQGSRLGALTEHRVKPALRVAGSYRLIDVALSTIAHSRIDDVWIAEQYLPHSLNAHLGNGRPWDLDRVRGGLQVLAPFEGGEGEGFAHGNSDTLWRHHERLREFGADCIIVLSADHLYTLDLLEVLATHVEHDAELTMVTTRTDEDPSSASVVQVDARGRVTDFTYKPEEPDGDLVAAEVFCFDAALLVDALEELHARPEGLGDYGEDLVPWFVERGRTVEHRLEGYWMDMGTPERYWRAHMQLIDGDGARLDDPRRPVRTAQPQLPPARVEAGAVVVDSLLAAGSRVAGEVRRSVVGPGVVIESGAVVEESVLLDDVHVGAGVHVRRCIVDDGVRLTGPSRRGGSDEVTVVGR is encoded by the coding sequence ATGACACGCCCCGCCCGGCCGCCGCGCACGCTCTGCCTCATCCTCGCCGGTGGGCAGGGTTCCCGCCTCGGGGCGCTGACCGAGCACCGCGTGAAGCCGGCGCTTCGCGTGGCGGGCAGCTACCGCCTCATCGACGTCGCGCTGTCCACCATTGCGCACAGCCGGATCGACGACGTGTGGATCGCCGAGCAGTACCTGCCGCACTCGCTCAACGCGCACCTCGGCAACGGCCGCCCCTGGGACCTCGACCGGGTGCGCGGCGGTCTGCAGGTGCTCGCCCCGTTCGAGGGCGGCGAGGGGGAGGGGTTCGCCCACGGCAACAGCGACACGCTGTGGCGCCACCACGAGCGGCTGCGGGAGTTCGGCGCTGACTGCATCATCGTGCTCAGCGCCGACCACCTCTACACGCTCGACCTCCTCGAGGTCCTCGCGACCCACGTCGAGCACGACGCCGAGCTCACGATGGTCACGACTCGCACCGACGAGGACCCCTCCTCCGCCAGCGTGGTCCAGGTCGACGCGCGCGGACGTGTCACCGACTTCACGTACAAGCCCGAGGAGCCCGACGGCGATCTGGTCGCGGCCGAGGTCTTCTGCTTCGACGCCGCACTGCTGGTCGACGCCCTCGAGGAGCTGCACGCGCGACCCGAGGGACTGGGGGACTACGGCGAGGACCTCGTGCCGTGGTTCGTGGAGCGCGGGCGAACGGTCGAGCACCGGCTCGAGGGCTACTGGATGGACATGGGCACGCCCGAGCGGTACTGGCGGGCCCACATGCAGCTGATCGACGGCGACGGCGCCCGCCTCGACGATCCGCGACGTCCCGTCCGCACCGCCCAGCCGCAGCTGCCGCCGGCACGCGTGGAGGCCGGCGCCGTCGTGGTCGACTCCCTGCTCGCCGCGGGATCGCGCGTGGCCGGCGAGGTGCGGCGCAGCGTCGTCGGGCCCGGCGTCGTCATCGAGTCGGGCGCGGTGGTGGAGGAGTCGGTCCTGCTCGACGACGTCCACGTGGGCGCGGGTGTCCACGTGCGGCGGTGCATCGTCGACGACGGCGTGCGGCTGACGGGCCCCTCCCGCCGCGGCGGATCGGACGAGGTCACCGTCGTCGGTCGCTGA
- a CDS encoding CPBP family intramembrane glutamic endopeptidase — protein sequence MTTPASGTTVTDDGARPGRHLRVWQFLVLVVAYVVVIQVSTRLITGGAETSDSPSSVPVLLREYLVPIGLAAVLVAGVTTALRAWPDVMVESRRLARWTLVIPVVLVLVALGITNYPALAAEGVAFVLVLLVVVLLIGFGEELLFRGLGVRTLRASGRGEVAVGLWVSVTFGAVHLTNALSTGQVGDAVVQSVLATATGFLLYLTLRATGTLVVPMLVHAVFDLGAMSTTVDPDNPSGVTTIAAGVVLVLVLVVLLLRRRLTARA from the coding sequence ATGACCACGCCCGCATCCGGCACCACCGTCACGGACGACGGAGCCCGCCCGGGGCGACACCTGCGCGTCTGGCAGTTCCTCGTCCTCGTGGTCGCCTACGTCGTCGTCATCCAGGTCAGCACGCGCCTGATCACCGGAGGTGCCGAAACCTCGGACAGCCCGTCCTCCGTCCCGGTGCTCCTCCGGGAGTACCTCGTGCCGATCGGGCTCGCGGCCGTTCTCGTCGCCGGGGTGACGACGGCGTTGCGCGCCTGGCCCGACGTCATGGTCGAGAGTCGTCGGCTCGCCCGGTGGACCCTCGTCATCCCGGTCGTCCTCGTGCTGGTCGCGCTCGGCATCACGAACTACCCGGCGCTCGCGGCGGAGGGCGTCGCCTTCGTCCTCGTCCTGCTCGTGGTCGTCCTCCTGATCGGGTTCGGGGAGGAGCTGCTGTTCCGGGGCCTCGGGGTGCGGACGCTGCGGGCGAGCGGTCGTGGCGAGGTCGCCGTCGGGCTCTGGGTCTCGGTGACCTTCGGCGCGGTCCACCTGACCAACGCGCTGTCGACCGGGCAGGTGGGCGACGCCGTCGTGCAGTCCGTGCTCGCGACCGCGACCGGCTTCCTGCTCTACCTCACGCTGCGCGCGACCGGGACGCTCGTCGTGCCGATGCTGGTGCACGCCGTGTTCGACCTCGGTGCGATGAGCACGACGGTCGATCCCGACAACCCGTCGGGCGTCACGACGATCGCTGCGGGCGTCGTCCTGGTGCTGGTGCTCGTGGTGCTCCTGCTGAGGCGCCGTCTCACCGCGCGAGCCTGA
- a CDS encoding DUF1905 domain-containing protein, which translates to MTVWTFGAEIVEWRGPAPFLFAPLPEDLSAEVKEAARGIQYWGQVPVVARIGGTEFATAMWPRHGRFLLPVKVAVQRAENIALGDEVVASIRLAR; encoded by the coding sequence GTGACGGTCTGGACGTTCGGGGCCGAGATCGTCGAGTGGCGCGGCCCCGCACCCTTCCTTTTCGCCCCGCTGCCCGAGGATCTGTCGGCCGAGGTGAAGGAGGCGGCGCGCGGGATCCAGTACTGGGGTCAGGTGCCCGTCGTCGCGCGCATCGGCGGCACGGAGTTCGCGACGGCGATGTGGCCCCGGCACGGCCGGTTCCTGCTGCCGGTCAAGGTCGCCGTGCAGCGCGCCGAGAACATCGCGCTCGGCGACGAGGTCGTGGCCTCGATCAGGCTCGCGCGGTGA
- a CDS encoding maleylpyruvate isomerase family mycothiol-dependent enzyme, with protein sequence MDIYAAIADERRTLAADLADLNPEQRATPTLCEGWSVHVTLAHLVVPLEVGLPRFALAMLQARGRFDVANDRLARRHARRPFEELRYVLDARADHRFTPPGEGPEAPLTDVLVHGLDIRWPLGLPLALDPDRARTALTALMAAPSAVVRRGSIEGLRFVADDVGWASGSGPDVTGPADALLLAVAGRALALDRLAGDGVAMLRRRLEPGGAP encoded by the coding sequence GTGGACATCTATGCGGCGATCGCCGACGAACGGCGCACGCTCGCCGCCGATCTCGCCGACCTCAACCCCGAGCAGCGCGCGACGCCGACCCTGTGCGAGGGGTGGAGCGTGCACGTCACGCTCGCGCACCTGGTCGTCCCGCTCGAGGTCGGTCTGCCCAGATTCGCCCTTGCGATGCTGCAGGCGCGCGGGCGTTTCGACGTCGCGAACGACCGGCTGGCACGCCGGCACGCGCGACGACCGTTCGAGGAGCTGCGGTACGTGCTGGACGCGCGGGCCGACCATCGCTTCACCCCGCCAGGTGAGGGCCCGGAGGCACCCCTGACTGACGTGCTGGTCCACGGCCTTGACATCCGGTGGCCGCTCGGACTACCACTCGCCCTCGATCCCGACCGGGCACGCACCGCCCTGACAGCGCTGATGGCGGCACCCTCCGCCGTCGTCCGCCGCGGGTCGATCGAAGGACTGCGGTTCGTCGCGGACGACGTGGGGTGGGCGTCGGGGTCCGGCCCCGACGTCACAGGACCGGCCGACGCGCTCCTGCTCGCCGTCGCCGGTCGCGCCCTCGCCCTGGACCGGCTCGCGGGCGACGGCGTCGCGATGCTGCGCCGTCGACTCGAGCCGGGTGGCGCGCCGTGA
- a CDS encoding FAD-binding domain-containing protein produces the protein MARFSGHPVVPGDDQLDLEGTGGFAVDRDDAVTDAIAWVREEFPDAPGDPDLFAWPTSHDEAREHLDEFVRERLADFGPYEDAISATHPFVNHGLLTGALNVGLLEPEEILEAVFARADEDVPIVSLEGFVRQIIGWREYMRATYRTRGRRLRTSNHLRHTNGLGDGWWDATTGLAPLDLVISRTLATGYAHHIERLMVLGNAMSLLRIHPDAVYEWFMELFIDAYDWVMVPNVYAMSQFAAGDAVTTKPYVSGSNYLRKMSDLPRGEWCDDWDALYWTFVADHREVFEGNPRARMVATLLDRLDPDKREAHHARARALLEPDGGASPLVMTAPPRESSD, from the coding sequence GTGGCGCGGTTCTCCGGCCACCCCGTCGTCCCCGGCGACGACCAGCTGGACCTCGAGGGCACGGGCGGCTTCGCCGTCGACCGCGACGACGCCGTGACCGACGCGATCGCCTGGGTGCGCGAGGAGTTCCCCGACGCCCCCGGTGACCCCGACCTCTTCGCCTGGCCCACGAGCCACGACGAGGCGCGCGAGCACCTGGACGAGTTCGTCCGCGAGCGCCTCGCCGACTTCGGACCCTACGAGGACGCGATCTCCGCGACGCACCCGTTCGTGAACCACGGGCTCCTGACCGGGGCGCTGAACGTGGGTCTCCTCGAACCCGAGGAGATCCTCGAGGCCGTCTTCGCCCGCGCCGACGAGGACGTGCCCATCGTCTCGCTCGAGGGCTTCGTGCGGCAGATCATCGGGTGGCGAGAGTACATGCGCGCGACCTACCGCACGCGCGGGCGGCGGCTGCGGACCTCCAACCACCTGCGGCACACGAACGGGCTCGGCGACGGCTGGTGGGACGCCACCACCGGCCTCGCGCCCCTCGACCTCGTCATCTCCCGGACGCTCGCCACCGGATACGCCCACCACATCGAGCGCCTGATGGTGCTCGGCAACGCGATGTCGCTGCTGCGCATCCACCCCGATGCCGTCTACGAGTGGTTCATGGAGCTGTTCATCGACGCCTACGACTGGGTGATGGTGCCGAACGTCTACGCGATGAGCCAGTTCGCGGCGGGCGACGCCGTCACCACCAAGCCCTACGTCTCGGGCAGCAACTACCTCCGCAAGATGAGCGACCTGCCCCGCGGGGAGTGGTGCGACGACTGGGACGCGCTCTACTGGACGTTCGTGGCCGACCACCGCGAGGTCTTCGAGGGCAACCCGCGCGCCCGCATGGTCGCCACCCTCCTGGACCGCCTCGATCCGGACAAGCGCGAGGCGCACCACGCGCGGGCGCGCGCTCTCCTCGAGCCCGACGGCGGAGCCTCGCCCCTCGTGATGACTGCTCCGCCGCGCGAGTCGTCGGACTGA
- a CDS encoding cryptochrome/photolyase family protein has product MTSGPHLRLVLPHQLFEAHLEVDRGTVLVLIEHDLLLRQYPFHSHKLVLHRASTARFASRAREGGHDVVVLASEADRSSNDQLTALVRDRAPSRITWFDVVDDWLERDLRAAVAAGGYEPTEDDELETPNFLTPRAHVDSWFGNHAARMHDFYVWQRRRLEILLTDDGGPVGGQWSFDADNRKKLPRGYDPRRWRGSPATPSSPATTSWTSRARAASPSTATTP; this is encoded by the coding sequence ATGACCTCCGGCCCCCACCTGCGCCTCGTCCTGCCGCACCAGCTGTTCGAGGCGCACCTCGAGGTCGACCGGGGCACGGTCCTCGTCCTGATCGAGCACGACCTCCTCCTGCGCCAGTACCCGTTCCACTCCCACAAGCTGGTCCTCCACCGCGCATCCACGGCGCGATTCGCGAGCCGGGCACGGGAAGGCGGCCACGACGTCGTCGTCCTCGCCAGCGAGGCCGACCGGAGCTCGAACGACCAGCTCACCGCGCTCGTGCGGGACCGCGCGCCGTCGCGCATCACGTGGTTCGACGTCGTCGACGACTGGCTCGAGCGCGACCTGCGCGCCGCCGTCGCCGCGGGCGGCTACGAGCCGACCGAGGACGACGAGCTCGAGACCCCGAACTTCCTCACCCCGCGCGCCCACGTCGACTCCTGGTTCGGCAACCACGCGGCCCGCATGCACGACTTCTACGTGTGGCAGCGGCGCCGGCTCGAGATCCTCCTGACCGACGACGGCGGCCCCGTGGGCGGGCAGTGGTCCTTCGACGCGGACAATCGCAAGAAGCTGCCGCGGGGGTACGACCCCCGGAGGTGGCGCGGTTCTCCGGCCACCCCGTCGTCCCCGGCGACGACCAGCTGGACCTCGAGGGCACGGGCGGCTTCGCCGTCGACCGCGACGACGCCGTGA
- a CDS encoding HNH endonuclease signature motif containing protein gives MQGTQRDQGEAALRAAREAVAAAEPALVAALAAADVMDAVELAEQVEQLARLVHRWQVRAAGAVEAESPAVRPGEGPPEVPFRRGCDLLRSRLRISGREAARRIRAAGAVLPRPVMSGGVLAPLASVAAAGIGITPVPAFGVVDIAPGHGAEGDGDGDGGGVSGLLADAPGPEALEVVLRTLQEVGRVAPPEVVAEAEVTMVEHAATFDPETLRRVGRRLVHLLDPDGVELDDRVLRSRQGVKVGARWHGLTHLDIWADPVQTEILMTVFDTGTNPRPHGQRPAVQDSAVQDSAVQREASVARASAEDRRATGVDAEPVVDDRHRGLRMLDALVSACQAALRSGTLPRVGGLPPQVLVIIGLEELRADLTGAAVAPPMPRGAAESDQIGQCDPGPPGRPPDDTDTSRGPRTHPRPVPDPGDESRTARTGRGSLPHAGPVAVRSLRRLACDADLIPVVLGTAGDVVDVGRAHRLVPASMRRALIARDSGCIFPGCTIPATWTEAHHITPWSHGGPTSTANTTLLCPAHHHAVHQGRWAIQPDTTPSPHPFRITSPWTTRPHHTRNAYPLGA, from the coding sequence ATGCAGGGGACGCAGCGGGACCAGGGTGAGGCCGCGCTGCGGGCTGCCCGGGAGGCGGTCGCGGCGGCCGAACCCGCGCTGGTGGCGGCACTGGCGGCGGCCGATGTGATGGATGCGGTGGAGCTGGCTGAGCAGGTGGAGCAGCTGGCCAGGCTGGTGCACCGGTGGCAGGTGCGTGCGGCGGGTGCGGTGGAGGCGGAGTCCCCGGCGGTGCGGCCGGGTGAGGGTCCTCCGGAGGTGCCGTTCCGGCGGGGGTGTGACTTGCTGCGCAGCCGGTTGCGGATCTCGGGTCGGGAGGCTGCGCGGCGTATCCGTGCGGCGGGTGCGGTGCTGCCGCGCCCGGTCATGAGCGGGGGAGTGCTGGCGCCGCTGGCATCGGTCGCGGCCGCCGGGATCGGGATCACGCCGGTGCCGGCGTTCGGGGTGGTGGACATCGCGCCCGGCCACGGGGCTGAGGGCGACGGGGACGGCGACGGGGGCGGTGTGTCCGGTCTGTTGGCGGATGCGCCGGGGCCGGAGGCGTTAGAGGTGGTGCTGCGCACGCTTCAGGAGGTGGGTCGGGTCGCCCCACCGGAGGTGGTGGCCGAGGCTGAGGTCACGATGGTGGAGCACGCGGCCACGTTCGACCCCGAGACGCTGCGGCGGGTGGGTCGCCGGTTGGTGCACCTGCTGGACCCTGACGGGGTCGAGCTCGATGATCGGGTGCTGCGCAGCCGTCAGGGGGTCAAGGTCGGTGCCAGGTGGCACGGGCTGACCCACCTGGACATCTGGGCCGACCCCGTCCAGACCGAGATCCTCATGACCGTCTTCGACACCGGCACCAACCCCCGCCCCCACGGCCAGCGCCCTGCCGTTCAGGATTCTGCCGTTCAGGACTCCGCCGTCCAGCGCGAGGCGAGCGTCGCGAGGGCGAGCGCCGAGGACCGACGTGCAACTGGCGTTGATGCGGAGCCGGTCGTGGATGACCGTCATCGTGGTCTGCGGATGCTGGACGCCCTGGTCAGCGCCTGCCAGGCGGCGCTGCGATCCGGGACGCTGCCCCGGGTCGGTGGACTGCCGCCACAGGTGCTCGTGATCATCGGTCTGGAGGAGTTGCGAGCCGACCTCACCGGCGCCGCGGTGGCCCCGCCGATGCCACGCGGGGCGGCCGAGTCGGACCAGATCGGGCAGTGCGATCCGGGACCGCCCGGCCGACCGCCGGACGACACGGACACGAGCCGCGGCCCGCGCACGCACCCGCGACCGGTGCCCGATCCTGGAGATGAGTCACGCACGGCCCGGACCGGTCGGGGGAGCCTGCCGCACGCGGGACCCGTCGCCGTGAGGTCGCTGCGACGTCTGGCGTGCGACGCCGACCTCATCCCGGTCGTCCTGGGCACCGCGGGCGACGTGGTGGACGTCGGGCGCGCTCACCGTCTCGTACCCGCGTCGATGCGCCGCGCCCTCATCGCCCGCGACTCCGGCTGCATCTTCCCCGGCTGCACCATCCCAGCCACCTGGACCGAGGCCCACCACATCACCCCGTGGTCCCACGGCGGACCCACCTCCACCGCCAACACCACTCTGCTGTGCCCCGCCCACCACCACGCCGTCCACCAGGGCCGATGGGCCATCCAACCCGACACCACCCCCTCACCCCACCCCTTCCGCATCACCTCACCCTGGACCACCCGCCCCCACCACACCCGGAACGCCTACCCCCTCGGCGCGTGA